The Desulfolucanica intricata genome has a window encoding:
- the panB gene encoding 3-methyl-2-oxobutanoate hydroxymethyltransferase, whose product MNKQRVTTATFREMKLAKKPITMLTAYDYPVAKMLDACGIDAVLVGDSVGNVVLGYDSTVPVTMDEMVHHVKAVSRAVKRAMVVADMPFLSYHISNEKSLENAGSLMQEAGAQALKLEGGQEICETVRIMVNAGIPVMGHLGLTPQSVHQMGGYRVQGKDEKAAKKLLLDAQALVDAGVFSIVLECVPTPLAKMITEKVEVATIGIGAGPYCDGQVLVTHDMLGLYGGQPPKFVKKFADLHQNIIDAIKAYRVEVQAGDFPTPDYGFNMSQDVLEKLNK is encoded by the coding sequence AGTTAGCGAAAAAACCAATTACTATGTTAACGGCCTATGATTATCCTGTTGCTAAAATGTTGGATGCTTGTGGTATTGATGCTGTCTTAGTCGGAGATTCCGTGGGTAATGTGGTTTTGGGGTATGATTCCACCGTTCCGGTAACTATGGATGAGATGGTGCATCATGTTAAGGCTGTTTCCCGGGCGGTAAAAAGGGCTATGGTGGTGGCGGACATGCCTTTTTTATCGTATCACATTTCCAACGAAAAATCCCTTGAAAATGCCGGATCTCTTATGCAAGAAGCCGGCGCGCAAGCTCTTAAACTTGAGGGCGGCCAAGAGATTTGTGAGACTGTTCGTATTATGGTAAATGCAGGAATACCGGTAATGGGGCATTTAGGCTTGACCCCCCAATCAGTACATCAAATGGGAGGGTACCGGGTTCAAGGTAAGGATGAGAAGGCGGCTAAAAAGCTATTGCTTGACGCCCAGGCTTTAGTGGATGCCGGAGTTTTTTCGATTGTACTGGAATGTGTACCAACACCCCTTGCTAAAATGATTACGGAAAAAGTAGAAGTGGCTACTATAGGTATTGGTGCGGGTCCTTATTGTGACGGGCAGGTGCTGGTCACTCATGATATGCTGGGTCTTTACGGAGGTCAACCACCGAAATTTGTAAAAAAATTTGCAGATCTACATCAAAATATTATAGATGCCATTAAAGCTTATCGCGTAGAGGTACAAGCAGGGGATTTCCCTACACCGGACTACGGTTTTAATATGTCTCAAGATGTTTTGGAAAAATTAAATAAGTAG
- the panC gene encoding pantoate--beta-alanine ligase, giving the protein MEICKTIAQTRAYLHRARLNGLTVGLVPTMGYLHEGHLSLMRECKKKCDVVVVSIFVNPLQFGPTEDFAQYPRDLERDARLAETVGADLIFCPEPSEMYLSNHSTFVEVENLTDKMCGKSRPGHFRGVATVVTKLFNIVRPDYAFFGQKDAQQALVIQKMVEDLNMGIEIITVPIVREGDGLAKSSRNVYLSPEERRAAPVLWRSLQAAKAAVKEGERDVMKIQNIVRDTISAEPLAQIDYIEILSIPDLNELTYLNTPVLLALAVRFGKTRLIDNIILEA; this is encoded by the coding sequence GTGGAGATTTGCAAAACAATAGCCCAAACCCGGGCTTATCTTCACCGGGCAAGATTAAATGGGTTAACAGTAGGGCTGGTTCCCACTATGGGTTATTTGCATGAAGGACACTTATCTTTAATGAGGGAATGTAAAAAGAAATGTGATGTTGTAGTGGTGAGTATTTTTGTTAATCCGCTGCAGTTTGGCCCCACGGAGGATTTTGCTCAATATCCCAGGGATTTGGAGCGAGATGCCAGGCTGGCTGAAACTGTCGGTGCAGATTTGATTTTTTGCCCTGAGCCATCGGAGATGTATCTGTCAAACCACAGTACCTTTGTGGAAGTAGAGAACTTAACGGATAAGATGTGCGGTAAGTCCCGGCCCGGCCACTTCCGGGGAGTAGCCACTGTTGTTACAAAATTATTTAATATTGTCCGGCCTGATTATGCTTTTTTTGGCCAAAAGGATGCTCAACAGGCACTGGTAATTCAAAAAATGGTTGAAGATTTAAATATGGGTATAGAAATAATTACCGTTCCGATAGTAAGGGAAGGAGATGGTCTTGCTAAGAGTTCCCGCAATGTATACTTGAGCCCGGAGGAGCGCCGGGCGGCGCCAGTGCTGTGGCGTAGTTTACAAGCTGCCAAAGCCGCAGTAAAAGAAGGGGAAAGGGATGTAATGAAAATACAAAATATAGTGCGGGATACCATTTCAGCTGAGCCGTTAGCCCAAATTGATTATATTGAAATTCTTAGTATACCCGATTTGAATGAGCTAACATATTTAAATACTCCGGTATTGTTGGCGTTAGCAGTACGTTTTGGGAAAACCCGATTAATAGATAATATTATTTTGGAGGCTTAA
- the panD gene encoding aspartate 1-decarboxylase, with product MFLTMFKSKIHRATVTEANLNYMGSITIDQTLLETAKIYPHEKVQVVNNNNGARFETYVIAGPKDSGVICLNGAAARLVQPGDEVIIIAYTIIDEREARDFKPTVVFVNQDNKVKQITNGENHGEIGRL from the coding sequence ATGTTTTTAACCATGTTCAAATCAAAGATCCACCGGGCCACGGTTACGGAGGCCAATTTAAACTATATGGGTAGTATAACCATTGATCAAACCCTACTGGAGACAGCGAAAATTTATCCCCATGAAAAAGTGCAGGTGGTTAATAATAATAACGGGGCAAGATTTGAGACTTATGTAATTGCAGGACCAAAGGATTCCGGTGTAATCTGCCTAAACGGTGCTGCGGCCCGTTTAGTACAACCCGGTGATGAAGTAATCATTATTGCTTATACCATAATAGATGAACGAGAAGCGCGGGATTTTAAACCTACTGTAGTCTTTGTAAATCAAGACAATAAAGTAAAGCAGATAACAAACGGTGAAAATCATGGAGAGATTGGCCGGCTTTAA
- a CDS encoding biotin--[acetyl-CoA-carboxylase] ligase, whose amino-acid sequence MKNKILTFLKNFESQYISGEEICKSLGVSRTAVWKHIQSLKEEGYIIESQPRKGYCLMETPDRLYPEEVKRGLLTDTIGRDIRYFERVDSTNNIAKDLARQGAAEGTVVVAEEQLGGRGRLGRSWCSPYGKGVWMSVVLRPVVRPEVASQITILTAVAVARAVRSVCSIVPGIKWPNDLYMAGKKLCGILTEMSAEPDRVNYVVVGIGINTSSLGDSAPPEIRNKVTSLADGTGKGVSRIILMQEILRELEICYQSWQVKGFQHILVEWKELCQSLHRSVTVVTLNGTFSGWAEDIDDSGALLLRLSDGRIKKFISGDVCN is encoded by the coding sequence TTGAAGAATAAAATCTTAACCTTTTTAAAAAATTTTGAATCCCAATATATATCCGGAGAAGAAATATGCAAAAGCCTGGGGGTCTCCAGAACAGCGGTTTGGAAGCATATTCAAAGTTTGAAAGAAGAAGGATATATTATTGAATCTCAGCCCAGAAAAGGATATTGTTTAATGGAAACTCCGGATCGACTTTATCCGGAAGAAGTAAAAAGAGGTTTATTAACTGATACGATTGGTAGGGATATCAGGTATTTTGAACGGGTTGATTCAACCAATAATATAGCTAAGGATTTAGCCCGTCAGGGTGCTGCCGAGGGTACAGTGGTTGTAGCGGAAGAACAACTGGGAGGACGTGGGAGATTGGGACGCTCCTGGTGTTCTCCATATGGTAAGGGCGTTTGGATGTCGGTAGTTTTAAGGCCGGTAGTAAGACCGGAAGTTGCTTCACAAATTACAATCCTTACTGCGGTAGCCGTGGCCCGGGCCGTACGTTCGGTGTGCAGCATAGTTCCGGGTATTAAATGGCCGAATGATTTATATATGGCCGGAAAAAAACTATGTGGTATATTAACAGAGATGAGTGCCGAGCCGGACCGGGTTAATTATGTGGTTGTCGGTATAGGTATAAATACAAGTTCATTGGGCGATTCTGCTCCACCGGAAATAAGAAATAAGGTTACTTCTTTAGCAGATGGGACCGGTAAAGGTGTTTCTCGTATTATATTAATGCAAGAGATATTGAGGGAATTGGAAATTTGTTATCAAAGCTGGCAGGTAAAGGGTTTTCAGCATATTTTAGTGGAGTGGAAGGAACTGTGTCAAAGTTTACATCGTTCAGTGACGGTTGTTACTTTAAATGGTACTTTTTCCGGTTGGGCAGAGGATATAGATGACAGCGGTGCTCTTTTATTAAGATTATCTGACGGGAGAATTAAAAAATTTATATCAGGGGATGTTTGTAATTGA
- a CDS encoding biotin transporter BioY, which translates to MKFTPRDITLTAMFAALTAIVAVLGRFGVTAIVPFSLQPLVALLAGGILGARLGAVSMLVYVLMGLIGLPVFEKVPFGGPAYVLQPTFGFLIGLIAAAYLTGKFLEGKQDKGFWHYYGAMLIGLAVIYLLGLPYLYAVLNIYLGQIMSVWRVLEIGFIPFIAFDLIKAIISAVIAKLVYKRINPVMEKR; encoded by the coding sequence GTGAAATTCACACCCAGGGATATTACGTTAACGGCTATGTTTGCCGCTCTGACTGCCATAGTGGCGGTATTGGGGAGATTTGGAGTAACAGCAATAGTTCCGTTTAGTTTACAGCCGCTGGTTGCTTTGTTGGCGGGAGGGATTTTGGGGGCACGTTTGGGAGCTGTTAGTATGCTTGTCTATGTTTTGATGGGACTAATTGGTTTACCTGTATTTGAGAAAGTTCCTTTCGGTGGACCGGCATATGTTTTACAACCCACTTTTGGATTTTTGATTGGTTTAATTGCAGCGGCATACTTAACGGGTAAATTTTTAGAAGGTAAGCAGGACAAGGGTTTTTGGCATTATTATGGAGCTATGTTAATAGGGTTGGCAGTTATTTATTTGTTAGGACTTCCTTATCTGTATGCAGTATTAAATATATATCTGGGACAAATAATGTCTGTTTGGAGAGTATTAGAAATTGGTTTTATTCCGTTTATTGCTTTTGACCTGATTAAAGCAATCATTTCAGCAGTTATCGCCAAGCTTGTTTACAAGAGAATTAATCCCGTGATGGAAAAGCGCTGA
- a CDS encoding ArsR/SmtB family transcription factor has translation MVEKNIIKMKAEILKALAHPTRVRILANLREGEKCVCEIIDNLAIEQSNISQHLAVLKKLDLVTFKKDGLKVIYKVKHPQIFQILDLLDNILLEQAENTISILRGLQKPRKQK, from the coding sequence ATGGTTGAAAAAAACATCATCAAGATGAAAGCAGAAATTTTAAAAGCCCTTGCACACCCTACACGAGTCAGGATATTAGCAAACCTGCGTGAGGGAGAAAAATGCGTATGTGAAATTATTGATAATTTAGCTATAGAACAATCAAATATTTCACAGCACCTGGCTGTTTTAAAAAAATTAGATTTAGTAACCTTTAAAAAAGATGGTCTTAAAGTAATTTATAAAGTTAAACACCCACAAATTTTTCAAATTCTCGACCTTCTTGATAACATTTTGTTAGAACAAGCTGAAAACACTATCTCCATACTTAGAGGTCTTCAAAAACCACGGAAACAAAAATAA
- a CDS encoding type III pantothenate kinase, which yields MLLVFDVGNTNIVLGLYKGKKLIENWRISTDRCRTVDEYGILLRELFASHNVSAGTVRAIAISSVVPPLMTTLEQTSLKYFKIKPLFVGPGVKTGLPIKYDNPREVGADRIVNAVAGYELYGGPLIIVDFGTATTFCAISEKGEYLGGAIAPGIGISAEALFTRAAKLSRVDIIRPEAAIAKNTINSMQSGIYYGFVGQVKELINRFKQELGENSYVVATGGLASLIAKEANNIDKVDPFLTLTGLRIIYERNM from the coding sequence ATGCTTTTGGTATTTGATGTTGGAAACACGAACATTGTACTTGGTTTATATAAAGGAAAAAAACTAATTGAAAACTGGAGAATATCTACAGACCGCTGTCGTACTGTAGATGAATATGGGATTCTCTTGAGGGAATTATTTGCCAGTCATAATGTTTCTGCCGGGACCGTACGGGCAATTGCAATATCATCTGTGGTGCCGCCCTTAATGACCACTTTAGAGCAGACTTCATTAAAATATTTTAAAATTAAACCTTTATTTGTCGGGCCCGGCGTAAAAACCGGTTTGCCAATTAAGTATGATAATCCGAGGGAAGTTGGAGCGGATAGAATAGTGAATGCTGTAGCCGGATATGAACTATATGGAGGCCCGCTGATTATTGTTGACTTTGGTACTGCTACTACTTTCTGTGCAATATCAGAAAAAGGGGAGTATTTGGGTGGGGCAATTGCCCCGGGGATAGGTATATCGGCTGAGGCACTATTTACTCGGGCTGCTAAGTTATCAAGGGTTGATATAATCAGGCCCGAAGCAGCCATTGCTAAAAATACGATTAACAGTATGCAGTCAGGAATATACTATGGTTTTGTCGGACAAGTAAAGGAACTTATCAATAGATTTAAGCAGGAATTAGGGGAAAATTCCTATGTAGTGGCTACGGGTGGACTGGCATCGTTAATTGCAAAGGAGGCAAATAATATTGATAAGGTAGATCCGTTTTTAACCTTAACCGGTTTAAGAATTATATATGAACGGAACATGTAA
- the dusB gene encoding tRNA dihydrouridine synthase DusB: MLQIGNVKIDNPVFSAPMAGITDRAYRILAKQAGCGLVFSEMISDQALLHGNPRTNRLLDCTGESGPISMQIFGADPDNMSRAAQIVQDRGADIIDINMGCPTPKIVKNGEGAALMKNPELAETIVRKVVQNVSVPVTVKMRKGWDEASANAVEFARRIESAGASAVTVHGRTRAQFYSGKADWDIIKKVKENISIPVIGNGDVWFPKDAARMLSYTGCDAVMIGRASLGNPWVFSSTIHYLETGEELPAPTPHDKVTMALKHLELLVDLKGEVIAVWEMRKHAAWYTKGLRDASRLREKINRAGSLNEIRSLLNGFILSE; encoded by the coding sequence ATGCTTCAGATAGGTAATGTGAAAATCGATAATCCGGTTTTTTCGGCCCCTATGGCCGGAATAACTGACAGGGCCTATCGAATACTGGCAAAGCAGGCCGGGTGTGGTTTAGTTTTTTCAGAAATGATTAGTGACCAGGCCCTTTTACATGGAAATCCCCGTACAAATAGACTATTGGATTGTACAGGGGAAAGCGGGCCGATTAGTATGCAGATTTTTGGTGCCGATCCGGATAATATGTCCCGGGCTGCTCAAATTGTCCAAGATCGTGGAGCGGATATTATTGATATAAATATGGGCTGTCCAACACCAAAAATAGTAAAAAACGGTGAGGGAGCAGCGCTTATGAAAAATCCGGAACTAGCTGAAACTATTGTTAGAAAGGTTGTTCAAAATGTAAGCGTACCTGTTACTGTAAAAATGAGGAAGGGTTGGGACGAAGCCTCTGCCAACGCTGTAGAATTTGCACGTCGCATCGAAAGTGCGGGGGCATCGGCTGTCACTGTGCATGGCCGTACCAGGGCACAATTTTACAGTGGGAAAGCTGATTGGGATATCATTAAGAAGGTTAAAGAAAATATATCCATTCCTGTAATCGGTAACGGTGATGTATGGTTTCCTAAAGATGCTGCCCGTATGCTGAGTTATACCGGATGCGACGCAGTAATGATTGGGAGGGCATCTTTGGGAAACCCCTGGGTGTTTAGTTCAACAATCCATTATCTTGAAACCGGAGAAGAACTGCCGGCACCTACCCCTCACGATAAAGTTACCATGGCTTTAAAACATCTCGAACTGCTAGTTGACTTAAAGGGTGAGGTAATAGCCGTCTGGGAAATGCGCAAACATGCAGCTTGGTATACAAAAGGTTTGAGAGATGCATCCCGTTTAAGAGAAAAAATTAACCGAGCAGGATCTTTAAACGAGATTAGGTCTTTGTTAAATGGTTTTATCTTGTCCGAATAA
- a CDS encoding shikimate dehydrogenase, which translates to MEKFAFMIHPLDISDMSRKFNFAKYLPGKLVEKAIRCLPAMKVSHITGVASAFNEAEGWFVACPLTARQMIELPEKYVIKRIIAAGRVAERLGAKILGLGAFTSVVGDAGITVANNLNISVTTGNSFTVATAIQGAKKAAELMGHNFQNSNIVIIGATGSIGKVCTQYLAREVKNLTLVARDIYKLEGLANKILYDYGLAVRVTSNVNKALRNADVIIAVTSAVDTIIGPEDLKPGAVICDVSRPRNVSRQVAEQRDDVLVIEGGVVEVPSEVEFNLDFGFPKGTAYACMAETMILALERRYESYTLGRELTLKQVEEIERLAEKHGFKVAGFRSFERAISNEEIKNIRNRANIKAAKQCSVNKINSSKKSLTK; encoded by the coding sequence TTGGAGAAGTTTGCATTTATGATCCATCCTTTAGATATTAGTGATATGTCCAGAAAGTTTAATTTTGCCAAGTACCTACCGGGAAAACTGGTGGAAAAAGCGATCCGTTGTTTGCCGGCGATGAAGGTTTCGCATATCACCGGCGTAGCTTCCGCCTTTAATGAAGCTGAAGGCTGGTTTGTAGCCTGCCCTTTAACTGCCAGGCAAATGATCGAGTTACCGGAGAAATATGTAATCAAAAGAATTATTGCTGCCGGACGGGTTGCCGAAAGGTTGGGAGCAAAGATACTGGGATTGGGCGCCTTTACTTCTGTTGTAGGGGATGCCGGTATAACCGTGGCGAATAACTTAAATATATCAGTAACAACCGGTAACAGTTTTACTGTTGCCACGGCTATTCAGGGGGCTAAAAAAGCTGCTGAATTGATGGGACATAATTTCCAAAATTCGAATATTGTAATTATTGGTGCTACAGGTTCAATTGGAAAAGTATGCACCCAGTATCTGGCCCGAGAAGTTAAAAATCTAACCCTGGTGGCCCGTGACATTTATAAATTAGAGGGACTGGCTAATAAAATTTTATATGATTATGGCTTGGCTGTAAGAGTTACCTCTAATGTTAATAAAGCATTGCGGAATGCAGATGTGATTATTGCAGTAACCAGTGCGGTAGATACGATTATTGGTCCTGAAGACTTAAAACCGGGAGCGGTAATTTGTGATGTCTCCCGCCCGCGAAATGTATCCAGGCAAGTTGCAGAACAAAGGGATGACGTTTTAGTTATTGAGGGTGGTGTGGTTGAGGTCCCCAGTGAAGTGGAGTTTAACCTTGATTTTGGCTTCCCGAAAGGAACTGCCTATGCTTGTATGGCGGAGACTATGATTTTGGCTCTGGAAAGGCGATATGAGTCTTATACTTTAGGAAGGGAATTAACGTTAAAACAAGTTGAAGAGATAGAACGACTGGCTGAAAAACATGGATTTAAAGTGGCCGGTTTTCGAAGCTTTGAAAGGGCAATTTCTAATGAGGAGATAAAAAATATCAGAAACCGGGCAAACATAAAGGCGGCTAAGCAATGTTCGGTTAATAAGATAAATAGTAGTAAGAAATCCTTGACAAAGTAG